The Bos indicus isolate NIAB-ARS_2022 breed Sahiwal x Tharparkar chromosome X, NIAB-ARS_B.indTharparkar_mat_pri_1.0, whole genome shotgun sequence genome has a window encoding:
- the LOC139181349 gene encoding EKC/KEOPS complex subunit LAGE3-like, whose product MESDTQSGGASRPADEDPGAVEFATGTAQGSCSEPGGAGGQDDPRDPACPDSSVSRGVHGGAHVLAGPRSPSAAGESGGAAGAIPQIPGPSHAPGPGEGAAPGAAVLSNRILQLSLSVPFSSHAEADLARHFLTTRTQLRGRIRKELYVNGRMMVLRLTAEDPGLLQRSIGFCLEQLSLVIRSLQHYGAPVSQHGRGV is encoded by the exons ATGGAGTCCGACACGCAGAGTGGAGGAGCCAGCAGGCCAGCAGATGAAGACCCAGGTGCCGTGGAATTTGCAACGGGCACAGCACAGGGCAGCTGCAGCGAGCCGGGTGGCGCTGGTGGCCAGGATGACCCTAGAGACCCAGCTTGCCCTGATTCCTCTGTGAGTCGTGGAGTTCATGGAGGCGCTCATGTCCTGGCTGGTCCCAGAAGCCCCAGCGCTGCAGGAGAGTCAGGTGGTGCAGCCGGCGCCATTCCGCAGATCCCGGGGCCATCACACGCTCCAGGGCCTGGTGAAGGCGCTGCACCTGGAGCTGCAGTTCTGAGTAACCGAATCCTCCAGTT AAGCCTCAGTGTGCCTTTCTCATCACACGCGGAAGCGGACCTTGCCCGCCACTTCCTGACTACACGTACTCAATTGCGAGGGCGGATTCGGAAGGAGCTCTACGTTAATGGCCGCATGATGGTTCT CCGATTGACTGCTGAAGACCCTGGCCTGCTCCAGAGGTCCATCGGTTTCTGTCTGGAGCAGCTTTCCCTGGTGATACGGTCCTTGCAGCACTATGGGGCCCCCGTTTCTCAGCACGGAAGAGGGGTTTAA
- the LOC139181253 gene encoding EKC/KEOPS complex subunit LAGE3-like: MESDTQSGGASRPADEDPGAVEFATGTAQGSCSEPGGAGGQDDPRDPACPDSSVSRGVHGGARVLAGPRSPSAAGESGGAAGAIPQIPGPSHTPGPGEGAAPGAAVLSNRILQLSLSVPFSSHAEADLARHFLTTRTQLRGRIRKELYVNGRMMVLRLTAEDPGLLQRSIGFCLEQLSLVIRSLQHYGAPVSRHRRGV; encoded by the exons ATGGAGTCCGACACGCAGAGTGGAGGAGCCAGCAGGCCAGCAGATGAAGACCCAGGTGCCGTGGAATTTGCAACGGGCACAGCACAGGGCAGCTGCAGCGAGCCGGGTGGCGCTGGTGGCCAGGATGACCCTAGAGACCCAGCTTGCCCTGATTCCTCTGTGAGTCGTGGAGTTCATGGAGGCGCTCGTGTCCTGGCTGGTCCCAGAAGCCCCAGCGCTGCAGGAGAGTCAGGTGGCGCAGCCGGCGCCATTCCGCAGATCCCGGGGCCATCACACACTCCAGGGCCTGGTGAAGGCGCTGCACCTGGAGCTGCAGTTCTGAGTAACCGAATCCTCCAGTT AAGCCTCAGTGTGCCTTTCTCATCACACGCGGAAGCGGACCTTGCCCGCCACTTCCTGACTACACGTACTCAATTGCGAGGGCGGATTCGGAAGGAGCTCTACGTTAATGGCCGCATGATGGTTCT CCGATTGACTGCTGAAGACCCTGGCCTGCTCCAGAGGTCCATCGGTTTCTGTCTGGAGCAGCTTTCCCTGGTGATACGGTCCTTGCAGCACTATGGGGCCCCCGTTTCTCGGCACAGAAGAGGGGTTTAA
- the LOC139181191 gene encoding EKC/KEOPS complex subunit LAGE3-like — MESDAHGGGASSPADEDPGAVEFATGTAQGSCSKPGGAGGQDDPRDPACPGYAVSRGVHGGARVLAGPRSPSAAGESGGAAGAIPQIPGPSHAPGPGEGAAPGAAVLSNRILQLSLSVPFSSHAEADLARHFLTTRTQLRGRIRKELYVNGRMMVLRLTAEDPGLLQNSIVFCLEQLSLVMRSLQDYGAPVSRHRRGV; from the exons ATGGAGTCTGACGCGCACGGTGGAGGAGCCAGCAGTCCAGCAGATGAAGACCCAGGTGCCGTGGAATTTGCAACGGGCACAGCACAGGGCAGCTGCAGCAAGCCTGGTGGCGCTGGTGGCCAGGATGACCCTAGAGACCCAGCTTGCCCTGGTTACGCCGTGAGTCGTGGAGTTCATGGAGGCGCTCGTGTCCTGGCTGGTCCCAGAAGCCCCAGCGCTGCAGGAGAGTCAGGTGGCGCAGCCGGCGCCATTCCGCAGATCCCGGGGCCATCACACGCTCCAGGGCCTGGTGAAGGCGCTGCACCTGGAGCTGCAGTTCTGAGTAACCGAATCCTCCAGTT AAGCCTCAGTGTGCCTTTCTCATCACACGCGGAAGCGGACCTTGCCCGCCACTTCCTGACTACACGTACTCAATTGCGAGGGCGGATTCGGAAGGAGCTCTACGTTAATGGCCGCATGATGGTTCT CCGATTGACTGCTGAAGACCCTGGCCTGCTCCAGAACTCCATCGTCTTCTGTCTGGAGCAGCTTTCCCTGGTGATGCGGTCCTTGCAGGACTATGGGGCCCCCGTTTCTCGGCACAGAAGAGGGGTTTAA